In Paraburkholderia sp. PGU19, the sequence CAAGAAGCATTTCCGTCGCCTCGTCTGCCGACTGGATGCGCCTCTTCTTTCTTCACTTCTGCAGAAGTTCCGAACGTCTGCTTCGCAACAAGGTGAATGGCTCTTCTGGGTCCGGGTGCTGTCTTCCGGCAGGAGGACAGCGGTCGTTCGACGTAACAGCTGATACAACGACCGCGGAGCGACCAACAGCTGCCCTTCGCCGGCGACCGGCCCAATGACCGCAACGGCCGATGACTTTTCCGGCAGTGGCCATGCCAAGCGGTTGTTTGACTCTGATACCTGCTGTTGAACGTCTGACGACTCGACCGTTGGCTATGGAGACGCGCGCTGACGTCGGTGGCAACGAACATGGCGATCGAGCGCGGCGATCGGCGGTTTGGCCATTTCCTGCCATCGCCGCTTGCGCCCGCAGACGCTCAAACTGCCGTTCCGCGAATGGCAGGCAGCCAACAGATGACAAGGCCAGAGTTGATACACGACCGACATCCGGGTTCGGCGTCTGCGTGGTGGTCGAAAAAAACGTCAGATCCTAACCTTTCACACAAACCACCTGCCGCAGCGTATGCACCACCTCGACCAGACTCCGCTGCGCGGTCATCACCGCGTCGATGTCCTTATAGGCCATCGGAATTTCGTCGATAACCCCTGCATCCTTTCGGCATTCGACATGCTCCGTCGCGCTGATCTGATCCTGGACCGTGAAGCGCCGTTTGGCCTCTTTACGGCTCATTGCGCGCCCGGCGCCGTGACTGCATGAGCAGAAGCTCTCTTCGTTGCCGAGGCCGCGAACGATAAAGCTCTTCGCGCCCATCGAACCGGGTATGATGCCGAACTCGCCCGCCCGCGCCGACAACGCTCCTTTACGCGTTACAAATATGTCGACGCCAAAGTGCCGCTCTTTCTGTACGTAGTTGTGGTGGCAGTTCACCACGTGCTCGTCGATGGTGAAGGGTTTGCCGATCGTTGCGCGCACCGCGTCGATCACGGCATTCATCATGACCTCACGGTTGCAGCGCGCGTATTGCTGTGCCCAGCCGACCGCTTCCACGTAGTCATCGAAGTGCCGGCTGCCTTCCCTCAAGTACGCGAGATCCTTGTCCGGAAGATTCGCAAGGTGTTGACGCATGTCGGCCTGGGCCAGCGTGATGAAGAGGCTGCCGATCGCGTTGCCCACGCCGCGTGATCCGCTGTGCAGCATGAACCAGACGCTGTCATCGCCATCGAGACATACCTCGATGAAGTGATTGCCGGTGCCGAGCGTGCCTACGTGCGCGTGATTGTTCGTGCGCGCGAGGGAAGGATACTTGTCGACGATGCGCTGAAAACTGGGCGCCAGCAGCTTCCAGGCGTCGTCGACGGCTGGCGGGGGACGCGACCATGCACCCGGATCGCGTCGCCCCATCGCACCGCCGTGCGGCACGGCGCGTTCGATCGCGCTGCGCACGCGGGAAAGCGAAGCGGGCAGGTCCGCGGCCGTCAACGTTGTACGAACCGCCATTATCCCGCAGCCGATATCGACGCCCACGGCCGCCGGGATGATTGCGCCCTGTGTCGGAATCACGCTGCCTATCGTCGAGCCTTTGCCCACGTGCGCGTCCGGCATGACGGCAACGTGCCTGAATACGAACGGCATGCGGGCCATGTTTCTCAACTGCCGGCGACACGCCTCCTCAATAGCCACGCCCTGTGCCCACATCTTCACGGCCTTGCCGCTTGCCACTTCCATTAGTTGATAATCGACCGGACTCATGCCTCTGTCCCTTCGTCAGCTTCGCTCATCGGCACGGGTCAGTGTGCGCGGTACGGCATTAGCGTGAGCCGGTTTTTCTGTTTCGACAAGTATTCACATGTACTCGAGCGCTCAGCACAATCCCGTTGTATTCGAGGTTGACACCGGAGGCGTGAAGCATCCGCATCGTCCACGAAGCGGGCCCGCGCGGCTATGGACTTTACGGTCAGCTCGTGCGGAAGGGATTCGACTGCATCATGTGTGCGCCGTCACTGATTCCGAATAGGCGCGACAAGCGCTGCGTCGCAGCGATTTACGGCAGATCAGGGTCAACGGGCACGCGTTAATTGAGCATTGGCATTGCAAGACAGCCCTATCGATCCGGTCGCTGAGCACGGCATTCCCCGTACCGCACGTGACGGGACTAGACTTAAGAGGTTGATACGCGGACCGCGCCTTTCTGATGCGACGTTCGCGACCGTTCCTTCAGGGAGCCGTTCATGAATGACCGGACGTATAACGTGCTCTTTCTTTGCACCGGCAACTCGGCGCGCAGTGTGATGGCAGAGGCGCTACTTCACACACTGGAGAATGGTCGGTTTCGCGCCTACAGCGCAGGAAGTAATCCGATCGGAAAGATCACTCCTTTCGCCATCGAACAGGTGCGCATGACGTGGTATGACCTGGCGAATCTGCGCAGCAAATCGTGAGACGAGTTCGCCCTATCCGAACCGAGCGCACCCCATATGGACTTCGTTATTACCGTGTGCGATCAGGCCGCTGGGGATGTATGTCCAGTGTCGCCCGGCCATCCCGCATCTGCACACTGGAGATTCTTCGACCCCGCCGCCATGGAGGGTTCGGATGAGAGCAAACGTACTGCATTCAAACGCGTTTTCCAGCAGATTCGATGCAGGGTCGAGGCGCTCGTCGAGGTGCCACTGGACGAACTCGACGCCGCCGCCATTCGCGCCGCGGTGCGACGGATTAGCGACATTGACGTCACGGCCATCGGCACATCCGGGATGCTGACGCGAGGCTAGAGCTTTCGATGAGCAATTCCGATTGTCTGGTTTTCCGGTGGCGGCTACGGCCGACGGACGGTTCGATGAGCGCGGCGCACAGTTTGCCGCGCCCTTGCAGGGCACGCGACTCTGCCCGAATTGATCATGAGCGCTGGTGGGTGCGTCCGTATGGAGACCAGCATGACAAACCGGCTTGCTACAGAATCCTCGCCTTATCTCCGCCAGCATGCGGACAACCCGGTGGATTGGTATCCGTGGAGCGACGAGGCGTTTCGCCGCGCGCGCGAGGAAAACAGGCCGATCCTTCTGTCGGTGGGCTACGCCGCGTGCCACTGGTGC encodes:
- a CDS encoding RtcB family protein, which encodes MSPVDYQLMEVASGKAVKMWAQGVAIEEACRRQLRNMARMPFVFRHVAVMPDAHVGKGSTIGSVIPTQGAIIPAAVGVDIGCGIMAVRTTLTAADLPASLSRVRSAIERAVPHGGAMGRRDPGAWSRPPPAVDDAWKLLAPSFQRIVDKYPSLARTNNHAHVGTLGTGNHFIEVCLDGDDSVWFMLHSGSRGVGNAIGSLFITLAQADMRQHLANLPDKDLAYLREGSRHFDDYVEAVGWAQQYARCNREVMMNAVIDAVRATIGKPFTIDEHVVNCHHNYVQKERHFGVDIFVTRKGALSARAGEFGIIPGSMGAKSFIVRGLGNEESFCSCSHGAGRAMSRKEAKRRFTVQDQISATEHVECRKDAGVIDEIPMAYKDIDAVMTAQRSLVEVVHTLRQVVCVKG